AAGTGTGCAGTGTCGTCTTCGAGAATCTGCCAGTGGACACCGTCGATGTTCGCCACGCTGCCGTGGTAATCGTCGAACGTGGAGACTTCGGCTTCTGCGTCTGGGTCCCAGTTGTCGAACTCGAACGGACCGGTACCGATCGCAACCTCGCTCGAGAGTTCGCTCTGGTCGTAGTCGCCGTCGTAGCCCTCGATGTCGCCGACGATTCCCTCTGGAATCGCGGAGAAGGAGTCGTACGACAGCAGGTCGAGCGCGTTCGGGTTCGCCGAACGGAGCGTAATCTCGAACGTTCGGTCGTCGATTGCTTCGGCCCCAATCGACTCTGGAACGACTGCACCATCGTCGTCCGTCTCGTGTTCGATTGCGAGGAAGATATCGCCGAGGATAAAGTTCGCGCGCTCACTGTTCTCGGATTCAGCGAGTCGGCGGAACGCGTACACGAAGTCGTCCGCGGTCAGTTCGCTTCCGTCGTGGTACTCAGCTTCTTTCAGCGTGAACGTGTACGTCAGCAGGTCGTCGGAGATTTCGACTTCCTCGGCGAGAAGGTTTTCGACCTCTGCCCCACCGTTCGGGAAGTAGGTCAGCCCCTCGTAAATCTGGTTGATGACCTCACCCGAGGCCGTATCGGTCGACTGAATCGGATCGAGCGACGTCATCGTCGAGTTGATCCGGTTCAGAATTCCTTCGTCACCGCTCCCGTCGTCGGAGGGATCCTCGTCGGTAATGCACCCAGCAAACGTTGCCACCGCAGCACCTGCCCCGGCAGTCTTCAGGAACGTCCGCCGAGACTGATCTATTTCATTCGCCATTCGAGTGAGACGAGATGCTCAGGTCCCATAAATTTTTGTTTTGGATCCGGTGTGCTACCATTACGTAAACACAATAACCTATTGTGTGCCTTATGTGGACAATACTCGTAGATAATCACGAAAATCTACAATCGGTCACGTGCGTTTCTGGCCCCGTTACTGGATGACTACGTTTATATAGTGTTGGTTCCATATCACTATCATCAGTCGTTACAATTAAACACTGTTTAACTACCTCCTCCTGAGCAATCGAGTCCCGGGAAGGTCTCGGTGATACTACCGGGTTGCTCAGACTATTTCTCATATAAATGACTAACCGTCTCGTTAGGCATAAACACAACAAATTGTATGTTTATAGCAGTTTGCTCGCGTGTCGTACGACGCATGTTCCAGGTATATTAGTATTACAGGACAGACATCGAGTATCAACAGCCCGCCTCCGGCCTGGTAATGCTTTGTTGACTGAAAAACAACAACATATTTATACCTGTGCTAACACCGTGATTGCATGGTGGAGAATAACAATCGATACCGACCTGGTATCAATCGACGCCGTGTCCTCCAAGGACTTACTGCGGCGGGTGTGATTGGGGCTGCTGGATGTCTCGATAGTGAGGAAACCGACGAGACCGGTGACACGTACACTATCGCCGACGGAACGGACGCCGAATCGATGAACTTCATTCAGGTGTCCGACGACAACACGAACAACCGACTCGCGCTGGTGATGGACAGCGCGTACACGGTTACAACCGACGACCAAATTTTCCCACTGTGGATGGACGTCGAGGACACTGGCGACGCACAGGTGTACGTCGCAACCCTTCGCGATAACCTCCAGTGGGGCGGTGACTACGGACAGATGACCGCCTCTGACTGGGTGTACATGATTCAGGAAATCCATCAGGGTGAGGACAACTGGGCACTCTCCGAAGCAGCCGGCAACTGGGCCGGCACCCACGTCGAAGAAACCGGGGAACTCGAGTTCCAGATCGAACTCGAGAGCCCGAACGCCGACTGGCCGTTCGAGCCGGACCTCTGGGGATCGTACTGTATGCCACAGGGGCTCCTCGAACCGTACGTCGACGAGCAAGACGGTGAGGGTCTCGACCAGGACCAGGAAGTGCAGGAACTGGCCTACGGTGGAAACCTGGGGCCCTATACCTTCGAACGCTGGGACCGCGACTCCGAGTTCGTTGCTGTGAAAAACGACGAGTACTACATGAACGAACTCGACGCTGATGACTTCCCGGACTACATCAGCGACGAGCAGGTGGAAGCCTGGCAGAACGCACCGACCTTCGAGGAGTTCTCCTATCAGGCAATCGACGAGGACAGTACGCGGATGAACGCTCTCGGTCAGGGTGAGATCGAGGAGACCAATATTCCATCGACTCGCGTCGAGCAGTTCGAGGGTCGACCGGACATCGACGTCATGGAGGTACCGTATCCGTACCTGACGATCATGGCGTACAACCAGCGGATGAACGGCTGGGAAGAGCTTCGCACGCGCGAAGTCCGCCAGGCACTCTCGATGGCGATCGACAAGGTCGAGATTTCGGAGAACATCCTCCGTGGCTACGCCGAAGTCGCACACACGTTCCAGCCACAGTGGTCCGAGTGGTACGACGAATCCGAAGTGACCGAGTTTGGTGAGGGAGACAGCTACGACCCAGACGCCGCCCGAGACCTTCTCGAAGAAAACCTGAGCTCGGAGTACGGCTACGACAGCGACGGAACGCTCCTCGGACCGGACGGCGAACAGGTCACGCTGACGATGGTCTACTCGCGTGGGACCGAAACGACGGCAACCACGGCCGAGTTTATGGGCGACGAACTGGGCGAACTCGGCATTGAGGTCGAGTTCGACTCCGTGACGTTCGACCAGATGATCCCGAACTACGTCCAGAACTCCTGGCAGGGCGACGAAGACGATCAGCCATGGACGGGCGGACCAAACAACGACGGTCCGCGTGACAACTCCGCGAGTGCGGAGGACTGGGACCTGATGTACGGCATCAACTTCAACACCTACCCGCGGACGCCGGCGGCAACGGACGCGTTCTGGTCCGAGCAGGCGCCGACGAACTACTTCGGCTACGTCCCTGACGCCGACATGGACTCGCTGTTCAGTACCGTCCGGACAAGCGCAGATCGGCAAGAGCGCGAAGAGACGCTCGCGGAAATCTTCGGTATCCTGAGCGAGGACCAGCCGGTTAACTTCGTCGCCATGAGCGACGACATCATCGGCTATCAGGGCTACGTCGATGGGCCAGAAGAGGAGTTCGGTCAGGCGTGGGACCGCCACACCTGGGCGTTCGACGAGGCCTGATCGACGACCACCGAATCGACTCGAAATCAACACCAGACAGAGATTCAAACGTGTTGCTATGTTTCATACTCTTATTGGAATGCAGTGGTGATGGCGCGTGAGCATGACAACCTACATTCTGCGTCGAGTTGCCTGGGCAGTCGTCGCGTCACTGATCATCCTGACGCTGACGTTTATGCTCCTGTACTTTACGCCGGATACGCAGCTTGCAGAAATGCAGTTCCAGGCCGCACAGGCCGGTGAAGATCCAGAAGAGATCGGAGACGCATACGAGAGCTACTACGGGTACGACCAACCAGTCCACGTCCAGTACGTCGACTTCATGGGGAATATGCTCTCACTCGACTGGGGATGGTCTGAGACCCGTTCACAGCCCGTCACAACAGCGATAGCCGACGCAATACCCTACTCGATGATGTACGGGGTCCCCTCGATCATTATCTCGACGATCCTCGGCATCGGAATCGGGCTGTACTCCGCGACGAACCAGTACACCCGGAGTGACTACGCCGCGACGTTCTTCGCCTTCTTCGGACTGAGCATTCCGGACTTCTGGTTCGCGATCATCCTGCTCGTGATCTTCGGGGTGGTGCTCGGCTGGGTTCCCATCTTGTTCGACACGAGTGTCGCTATCTTCTCGTTAGAGAACGCACAACAGCTGATACTCCCCGTCATCGTGCTCACACTGAGTTCGATTGCAAGCCTGATGCGCTACTCACGTGCAGAGGCACTCGAGTACGTCGAGGCGGAGTTCGTCAAAACAGCGAAGGCGAAGGGTGTGAAGGGACGACGGATCCTATCTCACCACATCTTCCGTCCTGCATCCGTGCCGCTTGCGACGATTCTGGTCGGCGATCTGCTGGGGATTATCCTGGTTTCGTCGTACCTGATCGAAGTGGTCTACGGGATTCCGGGACTGGGGACGCTCAGCTTCCGGGCGATTATCAATCAGGATACACCGCTGGTGATGGGGACAGTCCTGTTGCCGGCGTTCCTGACGATTATCGGAAACCTGGCACAGGACATCGCCTACACGGTGCTCGATCCACGAATCGACTACGGTGATGCCTAATGGCCGTCGACAACGATTCCCGTGGTACGAGCGCAGCCGGTGAAACGTTCGAAGACGTCGACTGGGAACAGGTCGACAGCGAACGGCGGTCGTGGTCGGTCAAGATGGTCGCCATCGCGAGTATCTACCTCGTGTTTGCTGCCGGTGTCATCTACGACTACGTCATCAAGACGCCGGGGACGGAGACGATTGCAACAGTCGGCATCAACCTGCAGGCACTCGACTGGCTGTACATCCTGACTCTGCTGTCGATTCTGTGTTTCGTCGTCGTGCCGCTGTACGAGAACAAGCGCATGACGAAGTATTACTGGCGGCAGTTCCGCAAGAACAAGGCTGCCGTTATCAGCCTCGTCTACCTGGGGATCATCTTCGTCATCGGTTCGATCGGGCCGCGTTTCCTCGATCGACCGACCGTCGATCCGAGTAACGCCTACCAGCCGCCGGTGTTCATGTCGGTCGAAGAGTGGATGCCGGTCGAGTGTGCCGGTGAGGTCTCGGGTGGATACTGTCATGGTACCTGGGATCATCCGTTTGGGACGACCCACGAGGGGAAAGACATCCTCGTTTCGGTTATCTACGGGATGGAAGTCAGTATGCAGGTCGGCCTGATTGCCGCGATGATCACGATCACGATCGCAGCGATCGTCGGCGTGAGTGCCGCCTACTTTGGCGGCTGGATCGACGCCGTGCTCATGCGCTACGTCGACATCCAGATCACGTTCCCGACGTTCTTCCTGTACCTGATGGTCGTCTACCTCTACGGTGGAAGCCTCTTCAGCATGATCGTGATCTTCGGTCTGCTTGGCTGGGGTGGCATTGCCCGTATCGTTCGCAGTGAGGCACTCCAGCGCCGCGAAGAGGAGTACGTACTCGCTGCGAAGAATGCAGGCGCGAGCAGTTACTGGACGATGCGTCGTCACCTCCTGCCGAACGTTTCGAACAGCGTCATCACCGCGGTGACGCTGTTGATTCCCGGGCTTATCCTCTTTGAGGCGAGCCTGGCGTTCCTCGGCCTCGGTGATCCGACAGTCCCATCGTGGGGTGAAGTCATCGCGTCCGGACGTGACGACCTGCAGTACGCCTGGTGGATCTCGACGATTCCGGGGATTTTCCTGTTCTTCACGATCCTCGCGTTCAACTTCATCGGCGACGCGCTTCGTGACGCACTCGACCCACGCTCGGAGGGGAGCAGCGAATGACGCCGGCACCAACACCGCCGTCGTCGCCGAGTCCTGACCGGAATCGCGATGGTGAAGAGAACCAAGACGAACGCGGACACGGACACGAACACAAACACGAACACGAGGATGAGGACGAACAATCCGATTCGGCGAACGCGACGACCACAGTGACTTCGAACGAAAACACGACCACAACGGACCACGCGGCTGCAACCGACGAACCGACCATGGAAACCGCCACGAACACCCATAGAGACATCGAACGAGGCGATCCGCTGCTCACCGTCGAAAACTTGCGAACCGTGTTCGACACCGACGACGGACAGGTACAGGCGGTCGACGGTGTCGACTTCACCGTCCACCGCGGCGAAACTGTTTGCATCGTCGGCGAAAGCGGCTCCGGAAAGACGGTGACGAGTGAATCGATCACGCAACTGTTCAAGAGCCCACCCGGATCGATTGCAGATGGCTCCGTCATCTTCGATGGTGACGACCTGGCCGCACGGTCCGAAGACGAACTTGCCGACATCCGCGGCGCACGGATCAGCCACATCTTCCAGAACCCACAGGGTGCGCTCAATCCGGTCTACACCGTTGGCTGGCAGCTCGTGGAGGCAATTCAGCTCCACCGCGACATCGATAAGGACGGCGCCCGCGAGGAAGCTGTCGACCTCCTCAGCCGCGTCGGCATTCCGGAAGCCAGCGCCCGACTCGACGACTATCCACACGAGCTCTCCGGCGGCATGAAACAGCGCGTGATGATCGCAATGGCGCTTGCGTGCCAGCCAGACCTGCTCATCGCCGACGAGCCGACGACCGCGCTCGACGTGACCATCCAGGCACAGATTCTCAGACTCCTGCGCGACCTGCAGGAGGAGTTCGAGATGGGGATTATCTTCATCACCCACGACCTC
The DNA window shown above is from Natrialba magadii ATCC 43099 and carries:
- a CDS encoding ABC transporter permease; protein product: MTTYILRRVAWAVVASLIILTLTFMLLYFTPDTQLAEMQFQAAQAGEDPEEIGDAYESYYGYDQPVHVQYVDFMGNMLSLDWGWSETRSQPVTTAIADAIPYSMMYGVPSIIISTILGIGIGLYSATNQYTRSDYAATFFAFFGLSIPDFWFAIILLVIFGVVLGWVPILFDTSVAIFSLENAQQLILPVIVLTLSSIASLMRYSRAEALEYVEAEFVKTAKAKGVKGRRILSHHIFRPASVPLATILVGDLLGIILVSSYLIEVVYGIPGLGTLSFRAIINQDTPLVMGTVLLPAFLTIIGNLAQDIAYTVLDPRIDYGDA
- a CDS encoding ABC transporter permease encodes the protein MAVDNDSRGTSAAGETFEDVDWEQVDSERRSWSVKMVAIASIYLVFAAGVIYDYVIKTPGTETIATVGINLQALDWLYILTLLSILCFVVVPLYENKRMTKYYWRQFRKNKAAVISLVYLGIIFVIGSIGPRFLDRPTVDPSNAYQPPVFMSVEEWMPVECAGEVSGGYCHGTWDHPFGTTHEGKDILVSVIYGMEVSMQVGLIAAMITITIAAIVGVSAAYFGGWIDAVLMRYVDIQITFPTFFLYLMVVYLYGGSLFSMIVIFGLLGWGGIARIVRSEALQRREEEYVLAAKNAGASSYWTMRRHLLPNVSNSVITAVTLLIPGLILFEASLAFLGLGDPTVPSWGEVIASGRDDLQYAWWISTIPGIFLFFTILAFNFIGDALRDALDPRSEGSSE
- a CDS encoding ABC transporter ATP-binding protein; this encodes METATNTHRDIERGDPLLTVENLRTVFDTDDGQVQAVDGVDFTVHRGETVCIVGESGSGKTVTSESITQLFKSPPGSIADGSVIFDGDDLAARSEDELADIRGARISHIFQNPQGALNPVYTVGWQLVEAIQLHRDIDKDGAREEAVDLLSRVGIPEASARLDDYPHELSGGMKQRVMIAMALACQPDLLIADEPTTALDVTIQAQILRLLRDLQEEFEMGIIFITHDLGVVAEIADRVVVMYAGKVMERGSVYDVFDSPSHPYTKALLECLPGHGSLGGIPGSLPDPIDPPEGCRFAERCPYAIEECRTGDQPAFESAAGDGHEVSCVHYQTADDPSVLESVTTDTADGHSERRTGRTDGGTVQTNGGDHHE
- a CDS encoding ABC transporter substrate-binding protein is translated as MVENNNRYRPGINRRRVLQGLTAAGVIGAAGCLDSEETDETGDTYTIADGTDAESMNFIQVSDDNTNNRLALVMDSAYTVTTDDQIFPLWMDVEDTGDAQVYVATLRDNLQWGGDYGQMTASDWVYMIQEIHQGEDNWALSEAAGNWAGTHVEETGELEFQIELESPNADWPFEPDLWGSYCMPQGLLEPYVDEQDGEGLDQDQEVQELAYGGNLGPYTFERWDRDSEFVAVKNDEYYMNELDADDFPDYISDEQVEAWQNAPTFEEFSYQAIDEDSTRMNALGQGEIEETNIPSTRVEQFEGRPDIDVMEVPYPYLTIMAYNQRMNGWEELRTREVRQALSMAIDKVEISENILRGYAEVAHTFQPQWSEWYDESEVTEFGEGDSYDPDAARDLLEENLSSEYGYDSDGTLLGPDGEQVTLTMVYSRGTETTATTAEFMGDELGELGIEVEFDSVTFDQMIPNYVQNSWQGDEDDQPWTGGPNNDGPRDNSASAEDWDLMYGINFNTYPRTPAATDAFWSEQAPTNYFGYVPDADMDSLFSTVRTSADRQEREETLAEIFGILSEDQPVNFVAMSDDIIGYQGYVDGPEEEFGQAWDRHTWAFDEA